In the genome of bacterium, the window CCTCCCAGAGCTGAGGCTTGAAGGCAAGGGACCGAACGGTGATGGCGTGGACACCGTCCACGTCCTCTGCGAAGAGGACGGCCGTCGCCAGTGTGTTCTGAAGCTCGCGGATATTGCCGGGCCAGTCGTAGGCCATGAAGATCCGAAGGGCCGCCGGATCGAGGCGGCCAGGGGCTTTCCGGGTCCGCTCGGCGGTTTTTTTCAAAAAATGCTCCGCCAACAGGGGGATGTCCTCCCGGCGTTCCCGGAGCGGGGGGAGCCGGACGGTGACGCCGTTCAAGCGGTAGAAGAGGTCTTCCCGGAATTTCCCCTCCTTGACGAGACTCGCCAGGTCCTTGTTGGAGGCCGAAACGACGCGAACGTCCACCTTCACCGCCTCGTGCGCGCCGATCGGCCGGACTTCTCCCTCCTGAAGAAACCGTAGGAGTTTGCCCTGAAGGGCGGGGCTCATATCGGCGATCTCGTCCAGAAAGATCGTCCCGCCGTCCGCGTATTGGAGGATCCCCTTCTTGTCAGCCGTTGCGTGCGTGAAGGCCCCCTTCTTGTGGCCGAAGAGCTCGCTCTCCAGCAGGCTCTCCGGCAGCGCGCCGCAGTTCTCGGCGACGAAGGGTCTCTTGGCGCGGGGTCCGTTGAAATGCAGGGCGCGGGCGATCGCCTCCTTGCCCGTCCCGGACTCCCCGTAGATCCAGACCGGGACGTCCGCGTCGGTGACCTTGTCGACGAGCGACAAGGCCTCGGCCATCTTGGGCGACCGGCCGACGATCTCGCTGTACTCGTTTTTGAGGACCAGGCGCGACCGGTTCAATTCGCGCGTCTGGATGTGGACGCGCTCCGAAAGCTCCTCGTTCTTTTCCCGAAGCGCCGTGATCATGCGACCTTTCTGGAGCGCGAGCGACGCAATACCGGCGAAGGCCTTGAGCCCCTCCAAGAGGTCTCCCTCGAAGAGACCTTCCTCCAGGCGATGATCCAGATAGAAGACCCCCAAGACCTCGTCGGCCCCGTGCACGGGCAGGGCGACGATGGACCTCAGCTGCCGCAGATGCACGCTCCTGGCCTCCCGAAAGAGAGGATCCAGGACCGCGTTGTCCGTCACGACCGGATTTCCCGTCTCCAGGGCGCGGCGGATCGCGGAGAGGCTGAAGGTCAAGAGATCGGTCCGCGCCGGCTGGGAAGCCGGCCCACGGGAGATGGCCACCTCGAAGCCCGGCAAGGGCCCGGTTTGGGCCGCGGGCGCGTCGCTTCTAAGGACGAGAAGCCCGGTCTCCGCCCGCGCGAGCCTCATGGCGGCGTCCATGAGCGATTCCAACACGCGGGGCACGTCCTCCTCGCGAAGGAGCCGTTCGTTCAGCCGGCACAAGGACGGCAAGACGTCCCCGAGATAAGGATTTTGGACCATGGATTTCTTCTCCTCCTCCCCTCCTCGGCCGGAGAAAGTCTTGCGCCAATCGCCGCGTTCGACGAACGTGACCTGCAACTCCGGCGGCAATTTTTCATACTGCTCACGAAGTTTTTTTGGATCGGGAGGCGGCCCCGAACCGTCTTCGAGCGCGCGGATCGAACCTTCCGCCTCGCCGGCCCACGGCGCGGCGTCCGGAAAGGAAGGTGCAAGCTCCCTCAATTCCCCCAGGGCTATCCGGGCCGCCTCGAAACGGCCGACGGAGGCCTCCGCAAGGGCGAGCTCCCTTAAATTGCCCGCGAGGTCGTTCGGGTTTCCCAGAAACAGGAAGAGGTCGCGGGACGGTCGGAGGAAATCGAGGGCCTCCTTGAGATTTCCGCGCCGTCTTTCGAGAAGGCCCCGATTGTTCCGAGCGATCGCCAGCCGAAGATCGGACTTCGTGCCGCGCGCGATCGCCTCCGCCCGGACGTAGGCCGCCTCCGCCGCGTCCAAATCCTCGTTTTCCAGAGCCAGGTTTCCCTCCTGGAGAAACGTGGAGAACTCCCCTTCCGCGTGGGCATTCTCCCGGCAAAGGCGTTTCGCCTCGTCCAAACGGGTCTTCGCCTCGGGCCAGCGACCCAGGCGCGAAAGCGCCGCCGCCATGTTGCGTCCGATCTCCGCCCGCCTCGGTCCGTCCGCACCGGCGAGCTTCAGCGCCCTCTCGAACCGTTCGAGGGCCTCCGCCGGGCGTCCTTCCTTAAGGGCATGAAGACCGAGGAGGGATTCGGCGCGGGCCAAGTGGGGTTGAATCGCTGCGTCCCCGCGAAACGATGCGCCCTCCTCCAGGCAGCGTCGAAACCGTTCAGCCGCCTCGGCGTGCCTCTCGAGGTTCTGGAGATCCGTCCCCGTGATCAGCCAGTATTTGACGGTCTTGAGGGGAAGGGGTTCGTCGGTGGCCCTGAGGGCGAACCACCGGTCGCAGCAGGCGATCGCCTCTTCGTACTTCCCCGCCTCGTTCAAAAAATTGGTCTTCTTCCGAAGGAGGCGCGAGACCTCCGCGACGTCCCCAATCTGATCGGCGGCGTAATCCAGCGCCTCCAGGGCTTCCTTGCGCCTCCCCGCCTTCCAGAGATCCTCCACGACCCGCCGGGCCTCACGATTCAAGGTGTCGGGCAAGACGTCTCCCAATCGCGCCGAGAGGATCTCTTCCGGAGATCCGAAAAGACGGAGGGAGTCCTTCCATCCCGGCGCGAGCGACCGGCGACGAATCTTTTTTTGGGAAGAAAGGGCCCGGAGCGTCTCGATCAGGAGCCCTGGGTTTCCG includes:
- a CDS encoding sigma 54-interacting transcriptional regulator: MSAWRVGGRIGFGSSGEVCLAETPKGVKVAVKVLSVARSEEERGLFENQVRLLGRLRHPAIISVLGYLLKSDPIFGEDRGPCYWMEFVEGEDLLKASSRKAPRQILGWFREALEALRFVHSQGVVHGDLSPQNILIDAEGRLRLLDFSVLPGNPGGSGVATLPYMAPERIDGLLAPAGDLFSLGTIFYEALAGRHPRAGCRTISELVHAAPQPLLDASPRLQDFGVASRVIDRVIQAEPSRRFSDAGGVLDALDQGQWEDSAAEVVPYHPIRMFGADRHFAAVEKVLETIAESSAVLAVHGGPGVGKTRFLREIGFEAALKGAVFHPFADLHRAGPEELSGVLSFLRSLPPHGVLAALEWNDDEVPAGLRRFFAQLLAWEGVREIRPENLNREDALALLQGPLDPESAAALFEAVFSITDGNPGLLIETLRALSSQKKIRRRSLAPGWKDSLRLFGSPEEILSARLGDVLPDTLNREARRVVEDLWKAGRRKEALEALDYAADQIGDVAEVSRLLRKKTNFLNEAGKYEEAIACCDRWFALRATDEPLPLKTVKYWLITGTDLQNLERHAEAAERFRRCLEEGASFRGDAAIQPHLARAESLLGLHALKEGRPAEALERFERALKLAGADGPRRAEIGRNMAAALSRLGRWPEAKTRLDEAKRLCRENAHAEGEFSTFLQEGNLALENEDLDAAEAAYVRAEAIARGTKSDLRLAIARNNRGLLERRRGNLKEALDFLRPSRDLFLFLGNPNDLAGNLRELALAEASVGRFEAARIALGELRELAPSFPDAAPWAGEAEGSIRALEDGSGPPPDPKKLREQYEKLPPELQVTFVERGDWRKTFSGRGGEEEKKSMVQNPYLGDVLPSLCRLNERLLREEDVPRVLESLMDAAMRLARAETGLLVLRSDAPAAQTGPLPGFEVAISRGPASQPARTDLLTFSLSAIRRALETGNPVVTDNAVLDPLFREARSVHLRQLRSIVALPVHGADEVLGVFYLDHRLEEGLFEGDLLEGLKAFAGIASLALQKGRMITALREKNEELSERVHIQTRELNRSRLVLKNEYSEIVGRSPKMAEALSLVDKVTDADVPVWIYGESGTGKEAIARALHFNGPRAKRPFVAENCGALPESLLESELFGHKKGAFTHATADKKGILQYADGGTIFLDEIADMSPALQGKLLRFLQEGEVRPIGAHEAVKVDVRVVSASNKDLASLVKEGKFREDLFYRLNGVTVRLPPLRERREDIPLLAEHFLKKTAERTRKAPGRLDPAALRIFMAYDWPGNIRELQNTLATAVLFAEDVDGVHAITVRSLAFKPQLWE